From a single Anabas testudineus chromosome 5, fAnaTes1.2, whole genome shotgun sequence genomic region:
- the si:dkey-264d12.4 gene encoding epithelial membrane protein 3 has product MVFLLVSLTVLHLVALAMLFIATLEKSWWIWADTEITDLWYNCFHDNATQTWLCAATNESDWLQSVQALMILSVVFSSISFLVFLGQLFTMSTGGLFYFTGFCQAFAGFTDFAACLIFTFHRKEILNDSRDLSKGRFGYCFILAWLCVPLLLVSGVLYVHLRKKQ; this is encoded by the exons ATGGTTTTCCTCCTTGTATCCCTGACTGTGCTACATCTGGTTGCCTTGGCCATGCTCTTCATCGCCACTCTGGAGAAG TCCTGGTGGATATGGGCTGATACTGAAATCACAGATCTCTGGTATAACTGCTTCCATGATAATGCCACACAGACCTGGTTGTGTGCTGCTACCAATGAAAGTG ACTGGCTGCAATCTGTTCAGGCCCTCATGATCCTGTCTGTTGTCTTCTCTTCAATCTCCTTCCTGGTTTTTCTGGGCCAGCTCTTTACCATGTCCACAGGAGGACTCTTCTACTTCACAGGCTTCTGCCAggcctttgcag GTTTCACAGATTTTGCAGCCTGCCTCATCTTCACCTTCCACAGAAAGGAGATCTTAAATGACTCCAGAGATTTGAGCAAAGGACGCTTTGGCTACTGTTTCATTCTGGCATGGCTGTGTGTCCCTCTTCTCCTGGTCAGCGGAGTCCTATATGTCCACCTGCGAAAGAAGCAGTGA